The proteins below are encoded in one region of Winogradskyella helgolandensis:
- a CDS encoding outer membrane beta-barrel protein: MDPSKLLILLFLVLSNSLFAQSEPPIKGIVLDEDKAPLDLVSVALLKQKDSTFINYTLTDVKGEFAIFDTPKDSLLLQFSYLGYITHFETIHYKNQPIDIGNVILKEEAYELDAVTLSAVIPIQIKEDTIAFNANSFKVNPSDNLETLLKKLPGLELEPNGKVVAQGNEVTKIFVDGKEFFGGDPALVLKNLSADAIAKVEIIDKKSDEAELTGVDDGNKQVVINFTLKKTKKNQGFGKVSAGIGLDSRYFGNANYNKFSPKTQLAVISKYNNINITGSNIQGFLENADGIANESDDDNSTAAQSKSLSGYLKTGVAGINIGHEFKEKEFLNADYFYNLSDNRGTSFSKRISFANTNNYDYEADNKFNKESNNHNFNFNYKNKSSRSNSLTIKGRLNSDAVTQYSMRDGFYSTVDGDLVTSNKQNYSNTTIKKSLDFDINFYQKLAKIGRSFSIGFKTKIYEQSKDNEQATFITRNINTDNPSNRDIFALRDEAFNNGLYNFNFKFTEPIVGNHYLKFQFFLRVLNQNEDIYQFKTFASDDDEDELLSYKYNHRESSLQNRFGYSYSTKKLNIFSGIELQELDRSFGVITEDPFNSNQFYVNPFSIVQYKPQNGVKYRLVYNRKIRNPRTSESSTVINDLNPFYIRKGNPQLKTEKTDDISLIANIFNYKSSLNFTSRIKYQFSKDAIIQNIAIDDDFVKTRSYINSGERQRLSAYFNFSKKIKGLGIRYAIKNSSFYNSSTSLINLQLNDVVSKDILMGLSIENANKNVIDLKLGTNYSVNNTTFSIEKDLNRTYKKQHYYASVDYDFTEKLNFNTQFDYFAFSDNQFDSNLQLPIWNMAISYNIGNSHNSLKLVLIDLLDRNVDFERRSTTNYFEETTSESLGRYIILSYTYRLGSRQKQKS; this comes from the coding sequence ATGGATCCATCAAAACTTTTAATACTACTTTTTCTGGTCTTGTCTAATAGTTTATTTGCTCAGTCTGAACCACCAATTAAAGGGATTGTTTTAGATGAAGATAAAGCACCTTTAGACCTGGTTTCCGTGGCGCTTCTAAAACAAAAGGATTCTACATTTATCAATTACACGCTTACAGATGTCAAAGGCGAATTTGCAATTTTTGATACTCCAAAGGACTCCCTGTTGCTACAATTTTCATATTTAGGGTATATAACGCATTTTGAGACTATTCATTATAAAAACCAACCTATAGATATTGGTAATGTCATTCTTAAAGAAGAGGCTTATGAATTAGATGCCGTAACGCTATCTGCAGTAATTCCTATTCAAATCAAAGAAGACACAATTGCTTTTAATGCCAATTCTTTCAAAGTTAATCCAAGTGATAATCTAGAAACGCTTTTAAAAAAATTACCCGGTTTAGAATTAGAGCCTAATGGAAAAGTAGTGGCTCAAGGTAATGAAGTCACTAAGATATTTGTAGATGGTAAAGAATTTTTTGGAGGAGATCCGGCACTTGTATTAAAAAATTTATCGGCAGATGCCATTGCAAAAGTTGAAATTATTGATAAAAAAAGTGATGAGGCAGAACTGACTGGAGTCGATGACGGTAACAAACAGGTTGTGATTAATTTTACCTTGAAAAAGACGAAAAAGAATCAAGGTTTCGGAAAGGTATCTGCAGGCATAGGATTAGATAGCCGCTATTTTGGCAATGCTAACTATAATAAATTTTCGCCAAAAACACAGTTGGCAGTTATTAGTAAATACAATAACATTAATATTACAGGCTCTAATATTCAGGGATTCTTAGAAAATGCTGATGGTATTGCTAATGAGTCTGATGACGATAACAGTACTGCTGCTCAATCAAAAAGTCTAAGTGGGTATTTAAAAACAGGTGTTGCTGGTATTAATATAGGTCATGAATTTAAGGAGAAAGAGTTTTTAAATGCGGACTATTTTTATAATCTTTCGGATAATCGTGGCACATCCTTTTCTAAAAGAATTTCTTTTGCCAATACTAATAACTATGATTATGAAGCCGATAATAAGTTTAATAAAGAGTCAAATAATCACAATTTTAATTTTAATTATAAAAACAAATCGAGTAGGAGTAACAGCCTTACTATTAAAGGGCGTTTAAATTCGGATGCAGTGACACAGTATTCAATGAGAGATGGATTTTATTCTACAGTGGATGGTGATTTAGTAACTTCAAACAAACAAAATTATAGTAATACCACCATTAAAAAGTCACTCGACTTTGACATCAATTTCTATCAAAAATTAGCTAAAATAGGGCGTAGTTTTAGTATTGGGTTTAAAACCAAAATATACGAGCAAAGTAAGGACAATGAGCAGGCCACTTTTATAACTAGGAATATTAACACCGATAATCCTTCAAATAGAGACATTTTTGCGCTTAGAGATGAAGCGTTTAATAATGGTTTGTATAATTTCAATTTTAAATTTACAGAGCCCATAGTCGGAAATCATTACCTAAAGTTTCAATTCTTTTTAAGAGTCTTAAATCAAAATGAAGATATCTATCAATTTAAAACCTTTGCATCTGATGACGATGAGGATGAACTCCTTAGCTATAAATACAACCATAGAGAAAGTAGTTTGCAAAATCGATTTGGCTATAGTTATAGCACTAAAAAATTGAATATATTTTCTGGTATTGAGCTTCAAGAGCTCGATAGATCGTTTGGTGTCATTACAGAAGATCCTTTTAATAGCAATCAATTTTACGTAAATCCGTTTTCCATAGTGCAATACAAACCTCAAAATGGTGTAAAATACCGTTTGGTCTATAATAGAAAAATACGCAACCCACGAACTTCGGAAAGCTCAACAGTTATCAATGATCTCAATCCTTTCTATATAAGAAAAGGAAATCCTCAGTTAAAAACAGAAAAGACTGACGATATTTCTTTAATTGCTAATATCTTCAACTACAAATCATCATTAAACTTTACAAGTAGGATTAAGTACCAGTTTTCAAAGGATGCTATTATTCAAAACATTGCTATAGACGATGACTTTGTTAAAACGAGAAGCTATATCAATAGTGGAGAGCGACAACGATTGTCCGCTTATTTTAATTTTAGCAAAAAAATAAAGGGACTAGGAATTCGTTATGCTATAAAGAACAGTAGTTTTTATAATTCGTCCACGTCATTAATTAACCTTCAACTTAACGATGTGGTTTCAAAAGATATTCTAATGGGTTTGTCAATAGAGAACGCAAACAAGAATGTTATAGATTTAAAGCTTGGAACCAATTACAGTGTTAATAACACCACATTTTCTATAGAAAAAGATCTTAATCGAACTTATAAAAAGCAACATTATTATGCTTCCGTGGATTATGATTTTACAGAAAAACTGAATTTTAATACGCAATTTGATTATTTCGCTTTTTCAGATAATCAATTTGATAGTAACCTTCAGCTTCCTATATGGAATATGGCTATTTCATACAATATAGGAAATAGCCATAATAGTCTTAAACTGGTTTTAATAGATCTGTTAGATAGAAATGTAGATTTTGAAAGACGAAGCACCACCAATTATTTTGAAGAAACCACATCAGAAAGTTTAGGACGCTACATCATATTGAGTTACACCTATAGATTAGGTAGCCGTCAGAAACAAAAAAGTTAG
- a CDS encoding sulfatase-like hydrolase/transferase, with protein MMRNTTLLLLFSILFLTQINGQEIIKPNIVFIYADDLGWQDTQLNDVGDVVPWETPNMLALAEDGANFSQAYASAPSCAPSRGGTMSGRMPLKTKMTHVAGGQIPKVKLSNKTIESYYPGRLQLDEVTIAEALNPLGYVSGHIGKWHMAANHNIYPEAVDQGFDYQDTDRGITRSMGDRSVDFATDAVDDPYRLDADGRPYDAVTELALDFMDDNKEEPFFLYMAHWLVHSPIQTRDLALLEYYCDKLGIPVPTTDANITTPGQTNPYYGAMIASLDWSLGRVVDYLKETDDPRNPGMKLFDTTYIIFASDNGGAENHGSEIITDNFPLDLGKTHTKEGGLRTPFVITGPGIVENQVYDNIVSHLDFYPTIMEVTGADAVLDANVLNNLDGVSLFPFLSGTEAEIKNSDNTERTDLFWHYPHGQDERASSAIRSGNYKLYKIYDNGDYYKAYQLYNDDGSDSDIEEMVDVIDTMDTSLKNEMILKLETLLAENDTRIPHFNPDYNGDPLVNQDIVPSVTSTVYDHDTDVAIATLTTNPGDAIIETAYLLYRIEAVDSSEEEWFELPATIDGNVITADVPEVATGVVFTLIDENNFVVITDDISTVIDPIDGTYTNAVDLGDETWDTATNWTNSIIANETGIATLERTIDLETNSYTVGQLQMTGNSNTKTFSNGTLILNGTTSLNPDQIIRNRSNKAITITCNVTVDVDDKEIHIRENATTQLIFNTGTFALGSNTINVDNKSTATTTIPVEFNGAVTGDSSSRINIINQDVSLGASSDFSGFTGSITFGGTNGLLTVNGVNTIEGSIGVLAASDGNSIIEFNASQNGLANLSVDTQALAIDFDAAATAVEFTGYTTSTTEGVVDLQNYVSGSLRIGTNATTISQTILNTWLIDGVEPADGTLVQDASGYINVQTSVQNIRTFLQAAPNGEWQTTTNWDTGVLPLTTDQALILYAGDLTLDQDRTIGNLKFQTNTARSFLDAGSTILTLDTQLASNSRLIDNSTSKAITIYPSINFTTSGIIYNRNKTGNQLTFTGGTIYINSNTITTDSRSTHPNNQYIVFNGPVVGDGIINVDDSQAAGATQGISLGADSDFSTFTGTINAKNNPIVSSTTNAFGSALTLDGIASFEINVASTFTGSISRLATTAGAATVTFNANQSMGALTVDTQPLAIDFDAAATAVEFSGYTTSTTEGVVDLQNYTAGILRIGIDNTGISQTILDTWLIDGLEPADGTLVQDASGFIIFPTTFTSTNGQSLNWEDGSSWAGGIAPTDPTENVIIHGLITINSDVTVNNITIVNADGASTLEERVVVGPGHSLTVEGNAVTRGQIFASSNSTSYGSLIFKGVVDGQIRLQRFVNGVANGNDLIASPVTETFAFFAGDSPNLLENPSNTTEKAFGPFDNTTGAFINWDTVIDGGTNIVPGKGYRAASSSGNLVTFRAEPESPAVDVPVSITDGGDATYGLWNLIGNPFPSYLDFGAFWTENSGVLNGGGGVYQAIYGYDADDSDGSNYTIWNGFNTTDKITPGQGFFVRTISGGTVTFKPEMRTVGSSDDFIAGRSSTNGFVLSELFLSNGSSTYNTKIYFAEDKTKGLDPGYDAADFTGATNGIYTNLVEDNEGVEFAIQALPYNDFNDVVVPLGVNSDAGIQLTIGLDATTGTIPSNINVYLEDNVANTWTLLNSSDYVFTPSASINGTGRFYVHYSSTTLTIKDDLLNGLNIYTEQSSKTVVVKGKLTNDTTAVIYDVQGRKVLQQELDSAHTTNTINVNALTTGIYIVQLENNSQVRTQKVILN; from the coding sequence ATGATGAGAAACACGACGCTACTTTTATTATTCAGCATTCTTTTTTTAACACAAATAAATGGTCAAGAGATAATTAAACCAAATATTGTTTTTATTTATGCAGATGATTTAGGCTGGCAGGACACTCAGTTAAATGATGTTGGAGATGTTGTTCCTTGGGAAACACCTAATATGTTAGCATTGGCTGAGGATGGAGCTAATTTTTCACAAGCCTATGCTTCAGCACCAAGTTGTGCACCGTCAAGAGGAGGTACAATGAGTGGTAGAATGCCTCTTAAAACCAAAATGACTCATGTCGCAGGAGGGCAAATACCTAAAGTGAAACTTTCAAATAAAACTATAGAGTCGTATTATCCTGGTAGATTACAACTCGATGAAGTTACCATAGCTGAAGCATTAAATCCTTTAGGATATGTATCTGGTCATATTGGCAAATGGCATATGGCAGCTAATCACAATATTTATCCAGAAGCTGTAGATCAAGGGTTTGATTACCAAGACACTGATAGAGGAATTACGAGATCCATGGGAGACCGATCAGTTGATTTTGCTACAGATGCTGTAGATGATCCTTATCGATTAGATGCAGATGGAAGACCTTATGATGCTGTAACAGAACTAGCATTGGATTTTATGGATGATAACAAAGAGGAACCCTTTTTTCTATACATGGCTCACTGGTTAGTTCACTCACCAATACAAACAAGAGATTTAGCATTACTAGAATATTATTGTGATAAATTAGGAATTCCTGTACCTACAACCGATGCAAATATTACAACTCCAGGCCAAACAAATCCATATTATGGAGCGATGATTGCGAGTTTAGATTGGAGTTTAGGGAGAGTAGTAGATTATTTAAAAGAGACAGATGATCCAAGAAATCCAGGTATGAAATTATTTGATACAACGTATATCATATTTGCGTCAGATAATGGAGGTGCAGAAAATCATGGGTCAGAAATTATTACAGATAACTTTCCTTTAGATTTAGGTAAAACACACACCAAAGAAGGCGGTTTGCGTACGCCATTTGTTATAACTGGACCAGGTATTGTAGAAAATCAAGTATATGATAACATAGTTTCTCATTTAGATTTTTACCCTACAATAATGGAGGTTACTGGAGCAGATGCCGTTCTTGATGCAAATGTACTGAACAATTTAGATGGTGTAAGTTTATTTCCTTTTTTAAGTGGCACTGAAGCAGAAATAAAAAATAGTGACAATACTGAAAGAACAGATCTTTTTTGGCATTACCCACATGGACAAGATGAAAGGGCATCTTCAGCAATTAGAAGTGGAAATTATAAATTGTATAAAATCTATGATAATGGAGATTATTATAAAGCTTACCAATTATATAATGATGATGGATCTGACAGTGATATCGAAGAGATGGTGGATGTTATAGATACGATGGATACATCTCTTAAAAATGAAATGATCTTAAAACTAGAGACTCTTTTAGCTGAAAACGATACAAGAATACCACATTTTAATCCAGATTATAATGGTGACCCTTTAGTTAATCAAGATATTGTTCCGTCTGTTACTTCAACAGTTTATGATCATGATACAGATGTAGCCATAGCAACTCTTACTACTAATCCTGGAGATGCAATTATTGAAACGGCTTATTTGCTTTATAGAATAGAGGCTGTAGATTCATCAGAAGAAGAATGGTTTGAACTTCCTGCAACCATAGATGGTAACGTGATTACAGCCGATGTGCCAGAAGTAGCTACAGGAGTTGTGTTTACGTTAATAGATGAAAATAATTTTGTGGTTATAACGGATGACATCTCAACAGTTATTGATCCTATAGATGGAACTTATACTAATGCAGTTGATCTTGGAGATGAAACATGGGATACAGCAACTAACTGGACAAATAGCATAATAGCGAATGAAACTGGTATAGCAACTCTTGAAAGAACTATAGACTTAGAAACCAATAGTTATACTGTTGGGCAACTTCAAATGACAGGTAATAGTAATACCAAAACATTTTCTAATGGTACACTAATTCTAAATGGTACTACGTCTTTAAATCCTGATCAAATTATAAGGAATCGGTCTAATAAAGCCATCACCATTACATGTAATGTAACAGTAGATGTTGATGATAAAGAAATTCATATTAGAGAAAATGCTACCACACAACTTATTTTTAATACTGGTACTTTTGCATTAGGTAGCAATACGATTAATGTAGATAATAAAAGTACTGCCACTACTACTATTCCTGTGGAATTTAATGGAGCTGTAACAGGTGATTCAAGTAGTCGTATTAACATCATAAATCAAGATGTGTCTTTAGGAGCTTCATCTGATTTTTCTGGCTTTACTGGGAGTATAACTTTTGGAGGTACTAATGGTTTATTAACTGTAAACGGTGTAAATACTATTGAAGGTTCAATTGGAGTATTAGCTGCGTCAGATGGTAATTCTATTATAGAATTTAATGCTAGCCAAAACGGTTTAGCTAATCTTTCAGTAGATACACAGGCATTAGCAATAGATTTTGATGCTGCAGCAACAGCTGTAGAATTTACGGGATATACGACATCAACTACAGAAGGTGTTGTAGACTTACAAAATTATGTATCTGGTTCTCTTAGAATAGGAACCAATGCTACTACTATTTCTCAAACCATATTAAATACTTGGCTTATTGATGGTGTAGAACCTGCAGATGGTACACTTGTACAAGATGCATCTGGATATATTAATGTACAAACATCTGTACAAAATATTAGAACTTTTTTACAAGCAGCACCTAATGGAGAATGGCAAACTACTACTAACTGGGACACTGGTGTATTACCATTAACAACCGACCAAGCATTAATATTATATGCTGGTGATTTAACTTTAGATCAGGATCGTACAATAGGAAATCTTAAATTTCAAACAAACACAGCTAGGTCTTTTCTTGATGCTGGTTCGACTATATTAACCCTTGATACTCAGTTGGCGTCGAATTCGCGTTTAATTGATAATTCTACCAGTAAAGCAATTACCATTTACCCTAGTATAAACTTTACGACTTCTGGGATTATTTATAATAGAAATAAAACTGGTAATCAACTTACTTTTACAGGTGGTACGATTTATATAAATTCTAATACAATTACTACCGATAGTCGATCTACACATCCAAATAATCAATACATAGTGTTTAATGGACCTGTAGTCGGAGATGGTATAATCAATGTAGATGATTCACAAGCTGCTGGTGCAACACAAGGAATTTCTTTAGGTGCTGATTCAGATTTTTCAACATTTACAGGTACAATTAATGCTAAAAATAATCCAATTGTTTCGTCTACAACGAATGCATTTGGTAGTGCTTTAACTTTAGACGGTATAGCTTCATTTGAAATTAATGTTGCAAGTACTTTTACAGGTTCAATTTCAAGATTAGCTACAACTGCTGGCGCTGCAACTGTAACATTTAATGCAAACCAAAGCATGGGTGCTCTTACAGTAGATACACAGCCATTAGCAATAGATTTTGATGCTGCAGCAACAGCTGTAGAATTTTCGGGATATACGACATCAACTACAGAAGGTGTTGTAGACTTACAAAATTATACAGCAGGTATTCTTAGAATAGGAATAGATAATACTGGAATTTCCCAAACCATTTTAGATACTTGGCTTATTGATGGCTTAGAACCTGCAGATGGTACGCTTGTACAAGATGCATCTGGATTTATTATATTTCCAACGACGTTTACGTCAACCAATGGTCAGAGTCTTAATTGGGAAGATGGATCTTCTTGGGCAGGAGGAATTGCTCCTACAGATCCTACTGAAAATGTAATAATACATGGTTTGATTACCATAAATTCAGACGTCACTGTAAATAATATAACTATTGTAAATGCTGATGGCGCAAGTACTTTAGAAGAAAGAGTAGTTGTAGGACCAGGACATTCTCTTACTGTAGAAGGTAATGCAGTGACAAGAGGTCAAATTTTTGCATCCTCTAATTCTACTAGTTATGGTAGTTTAATTTTTAAGGGAGTTGTAGATGGTCAAATTAGACTGCAAAGATTTGTAAACGGAGTAGCAAATGGCAACGACCTAATAGCGTCACCTGTCACTGAAACTTTTGCTTTTTTCGCTGGTGATAGTCCTAATCTTTTGGAAAACCCTAGCAATACTACAGAAAAGGCATTTGGCCCTTTTGATAATACTACTGGTGCATTTATAAACTGGGATACGGTTATTGATGGAGGAACAAATATCGTTCCTGGTAAGGGGTATAGAGCAGCTTCTAGTAGTGGAAATTTGGTTACATTTAGAGCTGAGCCAGAGTCACCAGCAGTCGATGTACCTGTTTCTATTACAGATGGTGGTGACGCTACTTATGGACTATGGAATTTAATCGGAAACCCTTTTCCATCATATTTAGATTTTGGTGCCTTTTGGACTGAAAATTCAGGCGTACTAAATGGTGGTGGAGGAGTCTACCAAGCGATTTATGGTTATGACGCTGATGATTCTGATGGCAGTAATTATACGATTTGGAATGGATTTAATACGACAGATAAAATAACACCTGGTCAAGGTTTCTTTGTTAGAACTATATCTGGTGGAACCGTAACTTTTAAACCAGAAATGAGAACTGTTGGTTCTTCTGATGATTTTATAGCTGGTAGATCATCTACTAATGGTTTTGTTTTATCTGAGTTGTTTTTATCTAACGGATCATCTACTTATAATACAAAAATATATTTTGCTGAGGATAAAACAAAAGGGCTAGATCCAGGATACGATGCAGCAGATTTTACAGGTGCTACTAATGGTATTTATACCAATCTAGTAGAAGATAATGAAGGTGTAGAATTTGCTATTCAGGCTTTGCCTTATAATGATTTTAATGATGTTGTAGTGCCACTTGGTGTTAATAGTGATGCAGGTATACAATTAACTATTGGTTTAGATGCAACAACTGGCACTATTCCTTCAAATATTAATGTTTATCTTGAAGATAATGTAGCCAATACATGGACATTATTAAATAGTAGTGATTATGTGTTTACACCATCTGCTTCAATAAATGGAACGGGACGTTTCTATGTGCATTACTCATCTACAACATTAACAATAAAGGATGATTTGTTAAACGGATTAAACATTTATACGGAACAATCATCAAAAACAGTAGTTGTTAAAGGAAAATTAACCAATGATACTACAGCTGTAATTTATGATGTACAAGGTAGAAAAGTATTACAACAAGAATTAGATAGTGCTCATACAACAAACACAATTAATGTGAATGCTTTAACTACGGGAATTTATATTGTTCAGCTAGAAAATAATTCACAAGTTAGAACTCAAAAGGTTATCTTAAATTAA
- a CDS encoding sulfatase-like hydrolase/transferase yields the protein MMRNTTLLLLFSILFLPQINGQEIIKPNIVFIYADDLGWQDTQLNDVGDVVPWETPNMLALAEDGANFSQAYASAPTCAPSRGGTMSGRMPLKTKMTHVAGGQIPKVKLSNKTIESYYPGRLQLDEVTIAEALNPLGYVSGHVGKWHMAANHNIYPEAVDQGFDYQDTDRGITRSMGDRSVDFATDAVDDPYRLDADGRPYDAVTELALDFMDDNKEEPFFLYMAHWLVHSPIQTRDLALLEYYCDKLGIPVPTTDANITTSGQTNPYYGAMIASLDWSLGRVVDYLKVTDDPRNPGMKLFDTTYIIFASDNGGAENHGSEIITDNFPLDLGKTHTKEGGLRTPFVITGPGIVENQVYDNIVSHLDFYPTIMEVTGADAVLDANVLNNLDGVSLFPFLSGTETEIKNSDNTERTDLFWHYPHGQDERASSAIRSGNYKLYKIYDNGDYYKAYQLYNDDGSDSDIEEMFDVIDTMPVSLKNEMILKLETLLAENDTRIPHFNPDYNGDPLVNQDIVPSITSTVYDENTGVATATLTTNPGDAIIETAYLLYRIEEVDTPEEEWFELPATIDGNVITADVPEVATGVVFTLIDENNFVVISDAISIFNPHKIILANAVGEQAFKVVDEYAELIGNTTIGGTAYLQARTEEGGDGAKFYVKAPADVETIICDKITLGIISQSADTVNVDIIIDGETQSFTYTSTNNNTPELFEFDTPVTFTQSSKEIQVITTSLSNSSGLTPRVRFVDLFFNVLGATQPLSEITLNTTEEQQQFEPESTDVYAELIGNTTTGGAFVQMRTEGGGDGFNINVKATESVLCEKIVFRVRSLAGDTANFDVTIGGETQSFEYTSTNSTADLYYEFDMPTTITETAQTMEFLVTNLTNATAGTTPRFRVYAVTYHLDLSTLGVNEVIEAREALKLFPNPVKGTFSLSKSVASGILYSVHGAKAYEFNNQYQDIDISELKTGLYFLQVIHEDGSKSTLKLLKE from the coding sequence ATGATGAGAAACACAACACTACTTTTATTATTCAGCATTCTTTTTTTACCACAAATAAATGGTCAAGAGATAATTAAACCAAATATTGTTTTTATTTATGCAGATGATCTAGGCTGGCAGGACACTCAGTTAAATGATGTTGGAGATGTTGTTCCTTGGGAAACACCTAATATGTTAGCATTGGCTGAGGATGGAGCTAATTTTTCACAAGCCTATGCTTCAGCACCAACTTGTGCACCGTCAAGAGGAGGTACAATGAGTGGTAGAATGCCTCTTAAAACCAAAATGACTCATGTCGCAGGAGGGCAAATACCTAAAGTTAAACTTTCAAATAAAACTATAGAGTCATATTATCCTGGTAGATTACAACTAGACGAAGTTACCATAGCTGAAGCATTAAATCCTTTAGGATATGTATCTGGTCATGTTGGTAAATGGCATATGGCAGCTAATCACAATATTTATCCAGAAGCTGTAGATCAAGGGTTTGATTATCAGGATACTGATAGAGGAATTACGCGATCCATGGGAGACCGATCAGTGGACTTTGCTACAGATGCTGTAGATGATCCTTATCGATTAGATGCAGATGGAAGACCTTATGATGCTGTAACAGAACTAGCATTGGATTTTATGGATGATAACAAAGAGGAACCCTTTTTTCTATACATGGCTCACTGGTTAGTTCACTCACCAATACAAACAAGAGATTTAGCATTACTAGAATATTATTGTGATAAATTAGGAATTCCTGTGCCTACAACCGATGCAAATATTACGACTTCAGGCCAAACAAATCCCTATTACGGAGCGATGATTGCGAGTTTAGATTGGAGTTTAGGGAGAGTAGTAGATTATTTAAAAGTTACTGATGATCCAAGAAATCCAGGGATGAAATTATTTGATACAACGTATATCATATTTGCTTCAGATAATGGAGGTGCAGAAAATCATGGGTCAGAAATTATTACAGATAACTTTCCTTTAGATTTAGGGAAAACACACACCAAAGAAGGCGGTTTGCGTACGCCATTTGTTATAACTGGACCTGGTATTGTAGAAAATCAAGTATATGATAACATAGTTTCTCATTTAGATTTTTATCCTACAATTATGGAGGTTACTGGCGCAGATGCCGTTCTTGATGCAAATGTTCTGAACAATTTAGATGGTGTAAGTTTATTTCCTTTTTTAAGTGGCACTGAAACAGAAATAAAAAATAGTGATAATACTGAAAGAACAGACCTTTTTTGGCATTACCCACATGGACAAGATGAAAGAGCATCTTCAGCTATTAGAAGTGGAAATTATAAATTGTATAAAATCTATGATAACGGAGATTATTATAAAGCTTACCAATTATATAATGATGATGGATCTGACAGTGATATCGAAGAGATGTTTGATGTTATAGATACGATGCCTGTATCGCTTAAAAATGAAATGATCTTAAAACTAGAGACGCTTTTAGCTGAAAACGATACTAGAATACCACATTTTAATCCAGATTATAATGGTGATCCTTTAGTTAATCAAGATATTGTTCCTTCTATAACTTCAACAGTTTATGATGAGAATACAGGTGTAGCCACAGCAACGCTAACTACTAATCCTGGAGATGCAATTATTGAAACCGCTTATTTGCTTTATAGGATAGAAGAAGTTGACACACCAGAAGAAGAATGGTTTGAACTTCCTGCAACCATAGATGGTAACGTGATTACAGCTGATGTGCCAGAAGTAGCGACAGGAGTTGTGTTTACGTTAATAGATGAAAATAATTTTGTAGTCATATCGGATGCCATATCAATATTTAACCCTCATAAGATAATACTTGCTAACGCTGTTGGAGAACAAGCTTTTAAAGTAGTAGATGAATATGCTGAGTTAATTGGGAATACAACTATAGGTGGTACAGCTTATTTACAAGCAAGGACTGAAGAAGGCGGAGATGGAGCAAAATTTTATGTAAAAGCTCCTGCAGATGTTGAAACTATAATTTGTGATAAAATTACATTAGGAATTATATCTCAATCAGCAGATACTGTAAATGTTGATATTATTATTGATGGAGAAACACAAAGTTTTACGTATACAAGTACAAATAATAATACTCCAGAATTATTTGAATTTGATACTCCAGTGACATTTACACAGTCATCTAAAGAAATACAGGTCATAACAACCTCACTTTCTAATTCAAGTGGGTTAACACCAAGAGTAAGATTTGTAGATCTCTTCTTTAATGTTTTAGGAGCTACACAACCACTTAGTGAAATAACGCTTAATACAACGGAAGAACAACAACAATTTGAACCAGAAAGTACAGATGTATATGCAGAATTGATAGGAAATACCACTACTGGTGGTGCATTTGTACAAATGAGAACAGAAGGCGGAGGCGATGGTTTTAATATCAATGTAAAAGCTACTGAATCTGTGTTATGTGAAAAGATAGTATTTAGAGTGCGGTCACTTGCAGGTGATACGGCAAACTTTGATGTTACCATTGGTGGTGAGACCCAGAGTTTTGAATACACAAGTACGAACAGTACAGCTGATTTATATTATGAATTTGATATGCCAACGACAATTACTGAAACGGCTCAAACAATGGAGTTTTTAGTAACTAACCTTACCAATGCCACCGCAGGTACTACACCAAGATTTAGAGTTTACGCTGTTACATACCATTTAGATTTAAGTACATTAGGAGTTAATGAGGTGATAGAGGCTAGAGAAGCACTTAAGTTATTTCCTAATCCTGTTAAAGGTACTTTTAGTCTTTCAAAATCCGTAGCATCAGGCATATTGTATAGTGTACATGGAGCTAAAGCATACGAATTTAATAATCAGTATCAAGACATCGATATCTCAGAACTCAAAACAGGCTTATACTTTTTGCAAGTCATACATGAAGATGGTAGTAAATCGACTTTAAAATTATTAAAAGAGTAA